A stretch of the Panicum virgatum strain AP13 chromosome 9N, P.virgatum_v5, whole genome shotgun sequence genome encodes the following:
- the LOC120688200 gene encoding protein NRT1/ PTR FAMILY 8.3-like isoform X1: MEGAADERPLIPHLPSQDEEGSLYTSDGTVDVNNQPALKRTTGNWRACFLILGTEFVECFVFFGVAKNLVTFLTGELHESNVDAAKNVSTWIGTCFFTPVIGAFLADTYWGKYWTLVIFLSIYTIGMLTLTVSASLPLLMGTIHNNGIRHFTVYLGLYLVALGEGGIKPCTSALGADQFDGADPVEKVTKASFFNWYYFSISIGSLLSGTVLVWVQDNVGWGVGFLIATLLIVFGLVAFVAGRRVYRYKKLEGSPLKRVTQVVVAAVRNYNLGLPADCSALHEVPSPTRPNCKIQHTPQFRFFDKAAIVAASSDEKGVEVSKNPWRLCTVSQVEELKMLLRMFPVWASMVLFFTVTAQMSSTFIEQGAMMDNRVGPFTVPPASLATFDVISVMVCIPVYDAALVPLARRATGKERGLSQLQRLGVGLALSVVAMVYAALVEARRLSLARSAAARQPTMTSIMWQAPAFALLGAGEVFTAIGILEFFYDQSPGGMKSLGTALAQLTIAAGNYLNSAVLGAVAALTTRGGKPGWIPDDLNEGHLDYFFWLMAALGVVNLLHFVHCSMRYRGNNNNTAL; encoded by the exons ATGGAAGGAGCAGCAGATGAGAGGCCACTGATTCCTCATCTACCCTCACAG GATGAAGAAGGTTCGCTTTATACTAGCGATGGAACGGTTGATGTTAACAATCAGCCTGCTCTGAAGCGAACCACGGGGAACTGGAGAGCGTGCTTCTTGATCTTAG GTACCGAATTCGTCGAGTGCTTTGTCTTCTTCGGAGTTGCAAAGAACCTGGTCACCTTTCTCACGGGTGAACTCCACGAGAGCAATGTCGATGCCGCGAAGAATGTGTCTACCTGGATCGGCACTTGCTTCTTCACACCAGTCATCGGAGCCTTCTTGGCCGACACCTACTGGGGAAAATACTGGACACTAGTAATCTTCCTCTCAATCTACACCATT GGTATGCTAACACTGACAGTCTCAGCATCATTACCCCTGCTTATGGGCACAATACACAACAATGGCATTCGTCATTTCACGGTGTACCTGGGGCTCTACCTTGTCGCCCTTGGCGAAGGTGGCATTAAGCCCTGCACCTCTGCCCTCGGTGCCGACCAGTTTGATGGCGCCGACCCGGTGGAGAAGGTCACCAAGGCCTCCTTCTTCAACTGGTACTACTTCTCCATCAGCATCGGTTCTCTGCTGTCCGGTACCGTGCTGGTCTGGGTGCAGGACAATGTTGGGTGGGGAGTGGGGTTCTTGATCGCGACGTtgctcatagtgtttgggctcGTCGCTTTCGTCGCCGGTCGGAGGGTGTACAGGTACAAGAAACTGGAAGGGAGTCCTCTGAAAAGAGTCACCCAGGTGGTCGTTGCAGCTGTCAGGAACTACAATTTGGGGTTGCCTGCAGACTGTTCTGCTCTGCATGAGGTGCCTTCCCCAACTCGACCAAATTGCAAGATTCAGCATACCCCTCAATTCAG ATTCTTTGACAAGGCCGCCATCGTAGCGGCATCGTCGGACGAGAAAGGCGTAGAAGTGTCAAAGAACCCATGGAGGCTCTGCACGGTCTCTCAGGTTGAGGAGCTGAAGATGCTGCTCCGGATGTTCCCCGTATGGGCATCAATGGTGCTGTTCTTCACGGTGACCGCGCAGATGTCGTCAACGTTCATCGAGCAGGGCGCGATGATGGACAACCGCGTCGGCCCGTTCACGGTGCCGCCGGCGTCCCTGGCGACCTTCGACGTCATCAGCGTCATGGTCTGCATCCCCGTCTACGACGCGGCGCTGGTGCCGCTGGCCCGGCGCGCCACCGGCAAGGAGCGGGGCCTGTCGCAGCTCCAACGCCTCGGCGTCGGCCTCGCGCTCTCCGTGGTCGCCATGGTGTACGCGGCGCTGGTCGAGGCGAGGCGGCTGTCGCTGGCCCGTAGCGCGGCAGCCAGGCAGCCCACGATGACGAGCATCATGTGGCAGGCGCCGGCGTTCGCCCTGCTCGGCGCAGGGGAGGTGTTCACGGCCATCGGCATCCTCGAGTTCTTCTACGACCAGTCGCCCGGCGGCATGAAGAGCCTGGGCACCGCTCTTGCGCAGCTCACCATCGCGGCCGGGAACTACCTCAACTCGGCGGTGCTCGGTGCCGTTGCCGCCCTCACGACGCGCGGCGGGAAGCCCGGGTGGATCCCGGACGACCTGAACGAGGGGCACCTGGACTATTTCTTCTGGTTGATGGCTGCTCTGGGCGTGGTGAATCTGCTGCACTTTGTGCATTGCTCCATGAGGTACAGAGGCAATAACAACAACACAGCCTTGTGA
- the LOC120688200 gene encoding protein NRT1/ PTR FAMILY 8.3-like isoform X2, which yields MEGAADERPLIPHLPSQDEEGSLYTSDGTVDVNNQPALKRTTGNWRACFLILGTEFVECFVFFGVAKNLVTFLTGELHESNVDAAKNVSTWIGTCFFTPVIGAFLADTYWGKYWTLVIFLSIYTIGMLTLTVSASLPLLMGTIHNNGIRHFTVYLGLYLVALGEGGIKPCTSALGADQFDGADPVEKVTKASFFNWYKKLEGSPLKRVTQVVVAAVRNYNLGLPADCSALHEVPSPTRPNCKIQHTPQFRFFDKAAIVAASSDEKGVEVSKNPWRLCTVSQVEELKMLLRMFPVWASMVLFFTVTAQMSSTFIEQGAMMDNRVGPFTVPPASLATFDVISVMVCIPVYDAALVPLARRATGKERGLSQLQRLGVGLALSVVAMVYAALVEARRLSLARSAAARQPTMTSIMWQAPAFALLGAGEVFTAIGILEFFYDQSPGGMKSLGTALAQLTIAAGNYLNSAVLGAVAALTTRGGKPGWIPDDLNEGHLDYFFWLMAALGVVNLLHFVHCSMRYRGNNNNTAL from the exons ATGGAAGGAGCAGCAGATGAGAGGCCACTGATTCCTCATCTACCCTCACAG GATGAAGAAGGTTCGCTTTATACTAGCGATGGAACGGTTGATGTTAACAATCAGCCTGCTCTGAAGCGAACCACGGGGAACTGGAGAGCGTGCTTCTTGATCTTAG GTACCGAATTCGTCGAGTGCTTTGTCTTCTTCGGAGTTGCAAAGAACCTGGTCACCTTTCTCACGGGTGAACTCCACGAGAGCAATGTCGATGCCGCGAAGAATGTGTCTACCTGGATCGGCACTTGCTTCTTCACACCAGTCATCGGAGCCTTCTTGGCCGACACCTACTGGGGAAAATACTGGACACTAGTAATCTTCCTCTCAATCTACACCATT GGTATGCTAACACTGACAGTCTCAGCATCATTACCCCTGCTTATGGGCACAATACACAACAATGGCATTCGTCATTTCACGGTGTACCTGGGGCTCTACCTTGTCGCCCTTGGCGAAGGTGGCATTAAGCCCTGCACCTCTGCCCTCGGTGCCGACCAGTTTGATGGCGCCGACCCGGTGGAGAAGGTCACCAAGGCCTCCTTCTTCAACTG GTACAAGAAACTGGAAGGGAGTCCTCTGAAAAGAGTCACCCAGGTGGTCGTTGCAGCTGTCAGGAACTACAATTTGGGGTTGCCTGCAGACTGTTCTGCTCTGCATGAGGTGCCTTCCCCAACTCGACCAAATTGCAAGATTCAGCATACCCCTCAATTCAG ATTCTTTGACAAGGCCGCCATCGTAGCGGCATCGTCGGACGAGAAAGGCGTAGAAGTGTCAAAGAACCCATGGAGGCTCTGCACGGTCTCTCAGGTTGAGGAGCTGAAGATGCTGCTCCGGATGTTCCCCGTATGGGCATCAATGGTGCTGTTCTTCACGGTGACCGCGCAGATGTCGTCAACGTTCATCGAGCAGGGCGCGATGATGGACAACCGCGTCGGCCCGTTCACGGTGCCGCCGGCGTCCCTGGCGACCTTCGACGTCATCAGCGTCATGGTCTGCATCCCCGTCTACGACGCGGCGCTGGTGCCGCTGGCCCGGCGCGCCACCGGCAAGGAGCGGGGCCTGTCGCAGCTCCAACGCCTCGGCGTCGGCCTCGCGCTCTCCGTGGTCGCCATGGTGTACGCGGCGCTGGTCGAGGCGAGGCGGCTGTCGCTGGCCCGTAGCGCGGCAGCCAGGCAGCCCACGATGACGAGCATCATGTGGCAGGCGCCGGCGTTCGCCCTGCTCGGCGCAGGGGAGGTGTTCACGGCCATCGGCATCCTCGAGTTCTTCTACGACCAGTCGCCCGGCGGCATGAAGAGCCTGGGCACCGCTCTTGCGCAGCTCACCATCGCGGCCGGGAACTACCTCAACTCGGCGGTGCTCGGTGCCGTTGCCGCCCTCACGACGCGCGGCGGGAAGCCCGGGTGGATCCCGGACGACCTGAACGAGGGGCACCTGGACTATTTCTTCTGGTTGATGGCTGCTCTGGGCGTGGTGAATCTGCTGCACTTTGTGCATTGCTCCATGAGGTACAGAGGCAATAACAACAACACAGCCTTGTGA
- the LOC120688201 gene encoding protein NRT1/ PTR FAMILY 8.3-like isoform X1, translating to MEVTDEERPLIHHLSPQDEDSQYTRDGTVDINDQPAQKQSTGNWRACFMILGAEFTECMAFFAIGKNLVTFLTAELHETNVDAARNVSSWIGSCFLTPVIGAFLADTYWGRYKTIVIFLLIYIIGMLILTVSASLPFIVDVPSNSGIRRVSVYLGLYLVALGTGGIKPCTSALGADQFDGADPVERATKGSFFNWYYFSVNIGSLLSGTVLVWVQQDIGWGVGFAVPMVLMMSGLAVFVAGRKVYRYKQLGVSPLTRVAQVVVAAVRNYRVVLHEDTSGGIEHSRQFRFFDKAAIVVPSTREKGPAAATSPWRLCTASQVEELKMLLRMLPVWASMVLFFAATAQMSSTLIEQGAAMDNRVGPFTVPPASLATFDVISVMICIPVYDAVLVPLARRATGKDRGLSQLQRIGVGLALSAVGMAYAALVEARRLALARASMPAMNIMWQAPAFAVLGAGEVFASIGILEFFYDESPDGMKSLGNAFAQLAIAAGSYLNSAVLGAVAAITARGGDPGWIPENLNDGHLDYFFWMMAALSLTNLAQFAYCSIKYRGKTI from the exons ATGGAAGTTACGGATGAGGAGAGGCCACTGATCCATCACCTGTCTCCACAG GATGAAGATTCACAGTATACTAGAGATGGAACTGTGGATATTAACGATCAGCCTGCTCAGAAGCAGAGCACGGGGAATTGGAGAGCATGCTTCATGATTTTAG GTGCTGAATTCACCGAATGCATGGCCTTCTTCGCAATCGGAAAGAACCTGGTTACCTTCCTCACGGCTGAGCTTCATGAGACCAATGTTGATGCCGCGAGGAATGTATCCTCCTGGATCGGCAGCTGCTTCCTCACACCGGTTATCGGGGCGTTCTTGGCCGACACATATTGGGGAAGGTACAAGACAATAGTGATCTTCCTCTTGATCTACATCATT GGAATGCTCATTCTGACGGTTTCAGCATCACTCCCGTTCATCGTGGATGTGCCATCCAACAGCGGAATCCGCCGTGTCTCTGTGTACCTGGGGCTCTACCTTGTTGCCCTTGGCACGGGTGGCATCAAGCCCTGCACCTCCGCCCTCGGTGCCGACCAATTCGACGGTGCCGACCCGGTGGAGCGAGCGACCAAAGGGTCCTTCTTCAACTGGTACTACTTCTCCGTCAACATCGGCTCTCTGCTGTCTGGGACCGTGCTCGTCTGGGTGCAGCAGGACATTGGGTGGGGCGTCGGGTTCGCGGTCCCGATGGTGCTCATGATGTCTGGGCTCGCCGTGTTCGTCGCCGGCAGGAAGGTGTATAGGTATAAGCAGCTGGGAGTGAGTCCTCTGACAAGAGTTGCCCAGGTGGTCGTTGCAGCTGTGAGGAACTACCGTGTGGTGTTGCATGAGGATACCTCAGGAGGCATTGAGCATTCCAGGCAATTCAG GTTCTTTGACAAGGCTGCCATTGTGGTGCCCTCGACACGGGAGAAGGgtccagcggcggcgacgagcccATGGAGACTCTGCACGGCGTCCCAGGTGGAGGAGCTGAAGATGCTGCTACGGATGTTGCCCGTCTGGGCTTCCATGGTGCTCTTCTTCGCCGCCACAGCGCAGATGTCGTCGACGCTCATCGAGCAGGGCGCGGCCATGGACAACCGCGTCGGCCCGTTCACCGTCCCTCCGGCGTCCCTGGCAACCTTCGACGTCATCAGCGTCATGATCTGCATCCCCGTCTACGACGCCGTGCTGGTGCCGCTGGCCCGGCGCGCCACCGGCAAGGACCGCGGCCTGTCGCAGCTGCAGCGCATCGGCGTCGGCCTCGCGCTGTCCGCGGTCGGCATGGCGTACGCGGCGCTGGTGGAGGCGCGGAGGCTGGCGCTCGCGCGGGCCAGCATGCCGGCGATGAACATCATGTGGCAGGCGCCGGCGTTCGCCGTGCTGGGCGCGGGGGAGGTGTTCGCCTCCATCGGCATCCTCGAGTTCTTCTACGATGAGTCGCCGGACGGCATGAAGAGCCTCGGCAACGCGTTCGCGCAGCTGGCCATCGCGGCCGGGAGCTACCTCAACTCGGCCGTGCTCGGCGCCGTCGCGGCGATCACAGCGCGCGGCGGGGATCCCGGGTGGATCCCGGAAAACCTGAACGACGGCCACCTGGACTACTTCTTCTGGATGATGGCCGCTCTTAGCTTGACGAATCTAGCTCAGTTTGCGTATTGTTCAATTAAGTACAGAGGAAAAACAATTTGA
- the LOC120688201 gene encoding protein NRT1/ PTR FAMILY 8.3-like isoform X2 translates to MEVTDEERPLIHHLSPQDEDSQYTRDGTVDINDQPAQKQSTGNWRACFMILGAEFTECMAFFAIGKNLVTFLTAELHETNVDAARNVSSWIGSCFLTPVIGAFLADTYWGRYKTIVIFLLIYIIGMLILTVSASLPFIVDVPSNSGIRRVSVYLGLYLVALGTGGIKPCTSALGADQFDGADPVERATKGSFFNWYYFSVNIGSLLSGTVLVWVQQDIGWGVGFAVPMVLMMSGLAVFVAGRKVYRYKQLGVSPLTRVAQVVVAAVRNYRVVLHEDTSGGIEHSRQFRGEGSSGGDEPMETLHGVPGGGAEDAATDVARLGFHGALLRRHSADVVDAHRAGRGHGQPRRPVHRPSGVPGNLRRHQRHDLHPRLRRRAGAAGPARHRQGPRPVAAAAHRRRPRAVRGRHGVRGAGGGAEAGARAGQHAGDEHHVAGAGVRRAGRGGGVRLHRHPRVLLR, encoded by the exons ATGGAAGTTACGGATGAGGAGAGGCCACTGATCCATCACCTGTCTCCACAG GATGAAGATTCACAGTATACTAGAGATGGAACTGTGGATATTAACGATCAGCCTGCTCAGAAGCAGAGCACGGGGAATTGGAGAGCATGCTTCATGATTTTAG GTGCTGAATTCACCGAATGCATGGCCTTCTTCGCAATCGGAAAGAACCTGGTTACCTTCCTCACGGCTGAGCTTCATGAGACCAATGTTGATGCCGCGAGGAATGTATCCTCCTGGATCGGCAGCTGCTTCCTCACACCGGTTATCGGGGCGTTCTTGGCCGACACATATTGGGGAAGGTACAAGACAATAGTGATCTTCCTCTTGATCTACATCATT GGAATGCTCATTCTGACGGTTTCAGCATCACTCCCGTTCATCGTGGATGTGCCATCCAACAGCGGAATCCGCCGTGTCTCTGTGTACCTGGGGCTCTACCTTGTTGCCCTTGGCACGGGTGGCATCAAGCCCTGCACCTCCGCCCTCGGTGCCGACCAATTCGACGGTGCCGACCCGGTGGAGCGAGCGACCAAAGGGTCCTTCTTCAACTGGTACTACTTCTCCGTCAACATCGGCTCTCTGCTGTCTGGGACCGTGCTCGTCTGGGTGCAGCAGGACATTGGGTGGGGCGTCGGGTTCGCGGTCCCGATGGTGCTCATGATGTCTGGGCTCGCCGTGTTCGTCGCCGGCAGGAAGGTGTATAGGTATAAGCAGCTGGGAGTGAGTCCTCTGACAAGAGTTGCCCAGGTGGTCGTTGCAGCTGTGAGGAACTACCGTGTGGTGTTGCATGAGGATACCTCAGGAGGCATTGAGCATTCCAGGCAATTCAG GGGAGAAGGgtccagcggcggcgacgagcccATGGAGACTCTGCACGGCGTCCCAGGTGGAGGAGCTGAAGATGCTGCTACGGATGTTGCCCGTCTGGGCTTCCATGGTGCTCTTCTTCGCCGCCACAGCGCAGATGTCGTCGACGCTCATCGAGCAGGGCGCGGCCATGGACAACCGCGTCGGCCCGTTCACCGTCCCTCCGGCGTCCCTGGCAACCTTCGACGTCATCAGCGTCATGATCTGCATCCCCGTCTACGACGCCGTGCTGGTGCCGCTGGCCCGGCGCGCCACCGGCAAGGACCGCGGCCTGTCGCAGCTGCAGCGCATCGGCGTCGGCCTCGCGCTGTCCGCGGTCGGCATGGCGTACGCGGCGCTGGTGGAGGCGCGGAGGCTGGCGCTCGCGCGGGCCAGCATGCCGGCGATGAACATCATGTGGCAGGCGCCGGCGTTCGCCGTGCTGGGCGCGGGGGAGGTGTTCGCCTCCATCGGCATCCTCGAGTTCTTCTACGATGA